The following are encoded in a window of Castanea sativa cultivar Marrone di Chiusa Pesio chromosome 5, ASM4071231v1 genomic DNA:
- the LOC142634787 gene encoding uncharacterized protein LOC142634787 produces the protein MEGYSSTSKAYWVYNKRTKKVMETMNVVIDESSESGSGKLNEEIPKEILPPEPKDVQEIANQEAASPSTPSTSSVKEGSDTPTSPDSESHEEKGPSSGIKLNHPLEVIVGNMHELTLKKRTVDKCVANFVSHSCYLSQVKPTKVEEVLPNESWVEAMHDELLQFQRNDVWTLVPRPEGEHIIGTKWIFHNKTDEEGNVIHNKAHLVAQGYSQMERVDYDETFAPIACMESIRILLSLTCHLKFKLYRMDAKTAFLNGFLKEDFYVAQPKDSLIHTFWIMCCTSRRHFMV, from the exons ATGGAAG GATACTCCTCTACAAGCAAGGCTTATTGGGTATACAACAAAAGAACCAAGAAAGTAATGGAAACTATGAATGTTGTTATCGATGAATCTTCAGAGTCCGGTTCTGGGAAACTTAATGAGGAAATCCCAAAAGAAATTCTTCCTCCCGAGCCCAAGGATGTTCAAGAAATTGCTAATCAAGAGGCCGCATCTCCAAGTACTCCCAGTACATCAAGTGTTAAAGAAGGTTCAGACACACCTACTTCACCTGATTCTGAATCCCATGAAGAGAAAGGACCTTCCTCCGGGATTAAATTGAATCATCCTCTTGAAGTTATTGTGGGAAACATGCATGAACTTACACTAAAGAAACGTacagttgataaatgtgttgctaactttgtgtcaCATTCTTGTTATTTGTCGCAGGTTAAACCCACCAAGGTTGAAGAAGTACTTCCAAATGAAAGCTGGGTTGAGGCTATGCATGATGAACTGCTTCAATTTCAAAGGAATGATGTCTGGACTTTAGTACCTAGACCGGAAGGTGAGCACATCATTGGCACAAAGTGGATATTCCACAATAAGACCGATGAGGAGGGTAATGTGATCCACAACAAAGCTCATCTTGTGGCTCAAGGATACTCTCAAATGGAAAGAGTAGACTATGATGAGACATTTGCTCCAATAGCTTGTATGGAGTCCATCAGAATTCTTCTCTCCTTAACATGTCACTTGAAGTTCAAGCTTTACCGAATGGACGCAAAGACTGCTTTCTTAAATGGGTTTCTTAAGGAAGATTTTTATGTGGCTCAACCaaaggattcattgatccaCACTTTTTGGATCATGTGTTGTACCTCAAGAAGGCACTTTATGGTTTAA
- the LOC142633643 gene encoding LRR receptor-like serine/threonine-protein kinase IOS1, which yields MAVKICSHYSNKQEQVYMVMGQFKRFIPALFGGLALILLVQAQDQSGFISIDCGLAANSRYSEPTTGIIYISDATYIDTGVSKSIPLEFKDDLQQHVWTLRSFPQGIRNCYSINNITQGTKYIIRASFFYMNYDGQDNLPEFDLHLGPNLWDTIKIENISLGVIKELIHVPSLNHIQVCLVNTGLGTPFISALELRPINSSLYVTNFGSLSLFLRSDLGSEKGYRYKDDVYDRYWSSLNFNDCKAVSTPLTVNPERHNAYWVPSIVMSTAATPINESAPMEFYVQPTDTNSQFYVYMHFAEVVKLRANESRSFNITVNGELWYDGPISPRYLLTDTVYGPTALTGGKIDFSIFKTGNSTLPPIINAIEIYTVKDLSQSETDQQDVGAITNLKSTYGVERNWHGDPCAPQAYSWEGLNCSYEDYNPPRIISLNLSSSGLTGEISVDISNLVMLQYLDLSNNSLTGSVPEFLTQLKYLRVLNLKQNQLNGSIPAKLIERSEKGSLLLSVDENSNFCGSGSCNNNKKNIVVPIVASVGGFFILSLTVVAILWGLRSRKQQDTTTVAKVDLEPNVQNRSLESIQRQFTYPDLLRITNNFERILGKGGFGTVFHGCIENTQVAVKMLSASSVQGYQQFQAEVKLLMRVHHKNLTTLVGYCYEGTNMGLVYEYMANGDLEAHLSGENTNILSWEARLQIAMDAAQGLEYLHHGCKPPIIHRDVKTTNILLNEKFRAKLADFGLSKIFPTDGGTHVSTVVAGTPGYLDPEYYITNWLTEKSDVYSFGVVLLEIITNRPVIERSKERTHISQWVSSMLAKGDIKNIVDPKLDGNYNVNSVWKAVEIAMLCLSPTSSKRPTMDQVVAELKECVETELAQRKDRYEDETKDSFDMININVTTALNPLAR from the exons GGCTCTCATTCTTTTGGTTCAAGCCCAGGATCAATCAG GCTTCATAAGCATAGATTGCGGACTAGCAGCAAATTCGAGATATTCAGAGCCCACAACAGGCATAATTTACATTTCTGATGCAACCTACATTGACACTGGTGTAAGTAAGAGCATACCACTTGAATTCAAAGATGACCTACAACAACATGTGTGGACACTCAGAAGCTTTCCACAAGGAATCCGGAACTGTTACAGcataaacaacattacacaagGCACTAAATATATTATCCGAGCAAGCTTCTTTTATATGAATTATGATGGTCAGGACAACTTGCCTGAATTTGATCTGCATCTAGGACCAAATTTGTGGGATACCATCAAAATAGAGAATATTTCCCTTGGTGTAATAAAGGAGCTCATACATGTACCATCTCTAAATCACATACAAGTTTGTCTTGTAAACACTGGTCTTGGGACACCATTTATATCAGCATTAGAGCTAAGGCCAATAAACAGTTCATTGTATGTGACAAATTTTGGATCATTGTCGTTATTTTTGCGTTCTGATTTGGGTTCAGAAAAAGGATACAG GTATAAGGATGATGTTTATGATCGCTATTGGTCAAGCCTGAACTTCAATGATTGCAAAGCTGTAAGTACCCCGTTGACAGTAAACCCAGAAAGACACAATGCTTACTGGGTACCATCTATTGTCATGAGTACTGCTGCTACACCAATAAATGAGAGTGCGCCCATGGAATTCTACGTACAGCCAACTGACACAAATTCTCAATTTTATGTCTACATGCACTTTGCTGAAGTTGTAAAGCTAAGAGCCAATGAGTCGAGATCATTCAACATTACAGTAAATGGAGAACTCTGGTATGATGGACCCATTTCTCCTAGATACTTGTTGACAGATACTGTGTACGGCCCAACAGCCTTGACAGGAGGAAAAATTGATTTCTCTATTTTCAAAACTGGGAATTCAACACTTCCACCAATCATCAATGCAATTGAGATATATACAGTCAAAGATCTCTCACAATCAGAAACCGACCAACAAGATG TTGGTGCCATAACAAACCTCAAGTCAACGTACGGAGTGGAGAGGAATTGGCATGGAGATCCGTGTGCCCCACAAGCATACTCATGGGAAGGTCTTAATTGTAGCTATGAGGATTATAATCCCCCTAGAATAATATCCTT GAATTTGTCCTCAAGTGGCTTAACCGGAGAAATATCAGTTGATATATCAAATCTCGTAATGTTACAATACTT GGATCTATCAAACAATAGCTTAACGGGATCGGTGCCAGAGtttttaactcaattaaaaTACTTGAGGGTCTT aaacttaaaacaaaaccaACTTAATGGTTCAATTCCAGCTAAGCTCATTGAAAGATCAGAGAAGGGTTCACTATTGTTAAG TGTggatgaaaattcaaatttttgtggaTCTGGTTCatgcaacaacaacaagaagaatATTGTCGTTCCAATTGTAGCATCAGTTGGTGGATTTTTCATCCTCTCGTTAACTGTTGTGGCCATCTTGTGGGGGCTAAGAAGCAGAAAACAACAAGATACGACTAcag TTGCCAAAGTAGATCTTGAACCCAACGTCCAGAATCGATCATTGGAGTCAATACAACGACAATTTACATATCCTGATCTCCTAAGAATTACCAACAACTTTGAGAGAATTCTTGGTAAGGGTGGATTTGGAACAGTTTTCCATGGCTGCATTGAAAACACTCAAGTGGCAGTGAAAATGCTCTCTGCATCATCAGTTCAGGGATATCAGCAATTTCAAGCAGAG GTAAAACTTCTTATGagagttcatcataaaaactTAACTACCCTTGTCGGGTATTGCTATGAAGGAACAAACATGGGGCTTGTTTATGAGTACATGGCCAACGGAGACTTAGAAGCACATCTTTCAG GTGAGAATACAAATATCTTGAGTTGGGAAGCGAGACTTCAAATAGCAATGGATGCAGCACAAG GATTGGAGTATTTGCACCATGGTTGTAAGCCACCTATAATTCATAGAGATGTGAAGACAACAAACATCTTATTGAATGAAAAGTTCCGTGCCAAACTAGCTGATTTTGGTCTATCCAAGATTTTCCCAACTGATGGTGGCACTCATGTCTCAACTGTTGTTGCTGGCACCCCTGGGTACCTAGACCCTGA GTACTATATAACCAATTGGTTAACTGAGAAAAGTGATGTATATAGTTTTGGAGTTGTGCTTTTGGAGATAATCACGAATCGACCTGTTATTGAAAGATCCAAAGAAAGGACTCACATAAGTCAGTGGGTGAGTTCCATGCTTGCTAAAGGGGACATAAAGAATATTGTTGATCCAAAGTTGGATGGAAATTACAACGTCAACTCTGTGTGGAAAGCTGTTGAAATAGCAATGCTTTGTTTATCTCCTACTTCCAGTAAAAGGCCAACCATGGATCAGGTAGTGGCAGAACTGAAGGAGTGCGTGGAAACTGAATTAGCTCAAAGGAAAGACCGATATGAGGATGAAACAAAAGATTCATTTGACATGATCAACATCAATGTGACGACTGCACTCAATCCTTTAGCAAGGTAA